Proteins encoded in a region of the Leifsonia sp. PS1209 genome:
- the manD gene encoding D-mannonate dehydratase ManD → MRITSAEVLVSSPGRNFVTLRITTEDGVTGLGDATLNGRELAVAAYLSEHVVPLLIGRDAQQIEDTWQYLYRGAYWRRGPVTMASIAAVDTALWDIKAKVAGMPLYQLLGGRSREGLLVYGHASGAELPELFDSITEHLEEGYRAVRVQTGIPGLPSVYGVASSKNAAAGAGSGSDARYDYEPARRSAVPVEESWDTRAYLRHAPTVFEAVRNEFGAELPLLHDAHHRLTPIQAAKLGKSLEPYDLFWLEDVTPAENQAALRRVREHTTTPLAIGEVFNTIWDYRELFEEQLIDYVRSPVTHAGGITGLRRIFDYASVYQIKSGVHGPTDVSPVGLAAAIHLGIAIPNFGIQEYMQHSPTTHEVFRTTYSFEDGMLKPSDAPGIGVDYDEIVAQSFPYEAAYLPVNRLLDGSMHDW, encoded by the coding sequence ATGCGAATCACCTCCGCCGAGGTCCTCGTCTCGAGCCCCGGCCGCAACTTCGTCACCCTCAGGATCACGACGGAGGACGGCGTCACCGGCCTCGGCGACGCGACCCTGAACGGCCGCGAGCTTGCGGTCGCCGCCTACCTGAGCGAGCACGTCGTGCCGCTGCTGATCGGGCGGGACGCGCAGCAGATCGAGGACACCTGGCAGTACCTCTACCGCGGCGCGTACTGGCGCAGGGGTCCGGTGACGATGGCGTCCATCGCCGCCGTGGACACCGCGCTCTGGGACATCAAGGCCAAGGTCGCCGGGATGCCGCTGTATCAGCTGCTCGGCGGGCGCAGCCGCGAGGGTCTGCTCGTCTACGGTCACGCATCCGGTGCCGAGTTGCCCGAACTGTTCGACTCGATCACCGAGCACCTGGAGGAGGGCTACCGCGCTGTCCGCGTGCAGACGGGCATCCCGGGGCTGCCGTCGGTGTACGGGGTGGCGTCGAGCAAGAATGCGGCGGCCGGTGCCGGCTCCGGTTCGGACGCGCGGTACGACTACGAGCCCGCCCGCCGCAGCGCCGTGCCCGTAGAGGAGTCGTGGGACACCCGCGCATACCTGCGCCACGCTCCGACGGTGTTCGAGGCGGTGCGCAACGAGTTCGGCGCCGAGCTGCCGCTGCTGCACGACGCGCACCATCGGCTCACGCCGATCCAGGCGGCCAAGCTCGGCAAATCCCTCGAACCGTACGACCTGTTCTGGCTCGAAGACGTGACCCCCGCCGAGAACCAGGCGGCGCTCCGCCGGGTGCGCGAGCACACCACGACGCCGCTGGCGATCGGCGAGGTGTTCAACACGATCTGGGACTACCGCGAGCTGTTCGAGGAGCAGCTGATCGACTACGTGCGCTCTCCTGTCACGCACGCCGGCGGCATCACGGGCCTGCGGCGCATCTTCGATTACGCTTCCGTGTATCAGATCAAGTCCGGCGTCCACGGACCCACCGACGTCTCACCCGTCGGTCTCGCGGCCGCCATCCACCTCGGCATCGCCATCCCCAACTTCGGGATCCAGGAGTACATGCAGCACAGTCCGACCACCCACGAGGTCTTCCGCACCACGTACAGCTTCGAAGACGGGATGCTGAAGCCCAGCGACGCCCCCGGCATCGGTGTCGACTACGACGAGATCGTCGCGCAGTCGTTCCCCTACGAGGCCGCATACCTCCCTGTCAACCGTCTCCTCGACGGTTCGATGCACGACTGGTGA
- a CDS encoding gluconokinase: MSGSLGEHPRVVVMGVSGSGKSTIGALIAADLGLPFLDGDALHPIENVRKMAGGTPLDDADRAPWLRAVGRALVDAPDGLVIACSALKRAYRDLIASEAPGAVFVHLAGTREVLAARMEGRTDHFMPTTLLDSQLATLQPLEADERGVTIDVSAPVDAVVQQAVVAVRELV; encoded by the coding sequence GTGAGCGGCTCACTGGGGGAGCACCCGCGCGTCGTCGTGATGGGGGTGTCCGGCTCCGGCAAGAGCACGATCGGCGCCCTCATCGCCGCCGACCTCGGCCTCCCCTTCCTCGACGGCGACGCGCTGCATCCCATCGAGAACGTGCGAAAGATGGCCGGAGGCACCCCCCTCGACGACGCCGACCGAGCCCCCTGGCTGCGCGCGGTCGGCCGTGCCCTGGTGGACGCCCCCGACGGCCTGGTGATCGCCTGCTCAGCGCTGAAGCGCGCATACCGCGACCTCATCGCCTCTGAGGCCCCCGGCGCGGTCTTCGTGCACCTGGCGGGCACGCGCGAGGTCCTGGCCGCGCGCATGGAAGGCCGCACGGACCACTTCATGCCGACCACGCTGCTCGACTCGCAGCTGGCGACGCTGCAACCGCTCGAGGCGGACGAGCGCGGGGTGACGATTGACGTGTCTGCGCCGGTGGATGCGGTGGTTCAGCAGGCGGTCGTGGCAGTGCGGGAGCTCGTCTGA
- a CDS encoding family 20 glycosylhydrolase, translating into MKRLTAAAGALVLLGALMVSQAPAADAVPSEPTNLALTATATASSVELDRADFQPSMAIDGNPNTRFSSGYQDNAWFQVRLQTPSVVDHVVIAWPNACAKAYRLQVSTDGATWTNAASYTGQDTCARTDTVQLNTAGAVSYIRMQGITRKSVYGYSISEFEVYGVPGRSALALVPQPVSVSRGSGAPFAVTAGTVIVASGSGTAPATQLATVLRRSTGFALPVVASSTASSKITVAVAAGNAPAGHAAEGYTLAATSAGVTIGADTAAGALNGVQTLRQLLPPEIEAPSVRTATWTVPPVTISDYPRFAYRGLEVDVARSFYTVAEVKRLIDHASQFKINRLHLHLSDDQGWRIAMTNPASNPSGIDYTALTRVSGATAVQFDGTAATGSNPGTPGYYTAADYQSIVAYAGQNGMVVVPELDMPGHTGAALHAIPQLNGGGSMPALTAGQTVLPVNTGNTSLGNANPATDEFIGQVLSQLAAMTPGPYLHVGGDEAPTPTAAYVDLVDTETSTATSLGKTPIVWNEASATNLPTGSIIQLWTGNGATASTAVAQRGAKVIMSPASKTYYPQKQDSRQPLGATWACGGPCTLQNAYSWNPATFVSGIGEASVLGVEGAFWGEFIRGADQAEYYSFPRMLATAEVGWTPQAARDQADFLARVSMLGGRMTLEGVNFFPTADVSWQTQIGARVTALSPAAGGSASIDVSVLAPGAAAADLTATVDWGDGTSTPVTLTAARTSDIAAMTLNSAFTATVSHGYATSGSGYVAIVVHRAGSDQVVTRVLH; encoded by the coding sequence ATGAAACGGCTGACCGCCGCGGCGGGTGCGCTGGTGCTGCTGGGGGCCCTGATGGTCTCCCAGGCGCCGGCCGCCGACGCCGTACCGAGCGAACCGACCAACCTGGCGTTGACAGCCACGGCCACCGCATCGAGCGTCGAGCTCGACCGGGCCGACTTCCAGCCGTCGATGGCGATCGACGGGAATCCGAACACGCGCTTCTCCTCCGGGTATCAGGACAACGCCTGGTTCCAAGTGCGGCTGCAGACGCCGTCGGTGGTCGACCATGTCGTCATCGCGTGGCCGAACGCGTGCGCGAAGGCATACCGTCTGCAAGTCTCGACGGACGGCGCCACCTGGACGAACGCCGCCAGCTACACCGGGCAGGACACCTGCGCGCGCACGGACACCGTGCAGCTGAACACGGCGGGCGCCGTGTCGTACATCCGGATGCAGGGGATCACTCGCAAGTCCGTCTACGGGTACTCGATCTCCGAGTTCGAGGTCTACGGGGTTCCCGGCCGGTCTGCGCTCGCGCTGGTGCCGCAGCCGGTGAGCGTCAGCAGGGGGAGCGGTGCGCCGTTCGCCGTCACCGCGGGTACGGTGATCGTCGCTTCCGGTTCGGGGACCGCGCCTGCGACCCAGCTCGCGACGGTGCTGCGACGGTCCACCGGGTTCGCGCTCCCGGTGGTCGCGTCGTCGACCGCGTCGTCGAAGATCACCGTCGCGGTCGCCGCAGGCAACGCCCCGGCCGGCCACGCCGCCGAGGGATACACGCTGGCCGCGACATCGGCCGGGGTGACCATCGGCGCCGACACCGCGGCCGGGGCGCTCAACGGCGTCCAGACGCTCCGGCAGCTGCTGCCGCCGGAGATCGAGGCGCCGAGTGTCCGCACCGCGACCTGGACCGTGCCCCCCGTCACCATCAGCGACTACCCGCGATTCGCCTACCGCGGCCTCGAAGTGGATGTGGCCCGCAGCTTCTACACGGTCGCCGAGGTGAAGAGGCTCATCGACCACGCCTCTCAGTTCAAGATCAACAGGCTGCACCTGCACCTGTCCGACGATCAGGGATGGCGCATCGCGATGACCAACCCCGCGAGCAACCCGTCCGGCATCGACTACACCGCGCTCACCAGGGTCAGCGGCGCCACCGCCGTGCAGTTCGACGGCACGGCGGCGACCGGCAGCAATCCCGGCACTCCCGGCTACTACACCGCAGCCGACTACCAGAGCATCGTCGCGTACGCGGGGCAGAACGGGATGGTCGTGGTTCCCGAGCTGGACATGCCCGGCCACACCGGGGCGGCGCTGCACGCCATCCCGCAGCTGAACGGCGGAGGGTCGATGCCCGCGCTCACAGCGGGCCAGACCGTGCTGCCCGTGAACACCGGCAACACCTCGCTCGGCAACGCGAACCCCGCCACCGATGAGTTCATCGGGCAGGTGCTCTCCCAGCTGGCGGCGATGACCCCCGGCCCGTACCTCCACGTCGGCGGAGACGAGGCGCCGACGCCGACGGCCGCATACGTCGATCTCGTCGACACGGAGACCTCGACGGCGACGTCGCTCGGCAAGACGCCGATCGTCTGGAATGAGGCCAGCGCGACGAACCTGCCGACCGGCTCGATCATCCAGCTCTGGACGGGGAACGGCGCGACCGCGAGCACCGCTGTCGCCCAGCGCGGAGCGAAGGTGATCATGTCCCCGGCGTCGAAGACGTACTATCCGCAGAAGCAGGACTCCCGGCAGCCGCTCGGGGCGACCTGGGCCTGCGGCGGACCGTGCACCCTGCAGAACGCGTACTCGTGGAACCCTGCGACGTTCGTGTCCGGCATCGGAGAGGCGAGCGTGCTCGGTGTCGAGGGCGCATTCTGGGGCGAGTTCATCCGCGGAGCCGACCAGGCCGAGTACTACTCCTTCCCGCGAATGCTCGCCACGGCGGAGGTGGGCTGGACCCCGCAGGCGGCCCGCGACCAGGCCGACTTCCTCGCCCGGGTCTCGATGCTCGGCGGACGGATGACGCTCGAGGGCGTCAACTTCTTCCCGACCGCCGACGTGTCCTGGCAGACGCAGATCGGCGCCCGCGTAACCGCGCTCTCCCCGGCCGCGGGAGGCAGCGCGAGCATCGACGTGTCCGTTCTCGCGCCCGGCGCGGCGGCGGCCGACCTGACCGCGACCGTCGACTGGGGAGACGGCACCAGCACTCCGGTCACGCTGACGGCGGCGCGCACCTCCGACATCGCGGCGATGACGCTGAACTCTGCGTTCACCGCCACGGTCTCGCACGGTTACGCGACGAGCGGCTCGGGATATGTCGCCATCGTCGTGCACCGGGCAGGCTCCGATCAGGTCGTCACACGCGTGTTGCACTGA
- a CDS encoding ROK family protein, protein MTSPVGVQALIRRTHEDRVLAVLRDRGAMSRAQIAPLVGLSRTTLSEITGSLLDTRAIVVTKTDAVSREGRGRPAELLALDPRAGQHLGADFTHRAVHVAVADASHEIIASGSMEYPHGAEWRVRVEVALALLDDLERSTGVHYDALQGIGIGVSSPVSRPEEGSGEHRTLAGGPLITATIEDAFTSRFDAPILIDNNTRLAALAEAEWMLGQPTRDLIYLRLADGCGGGLVVDGALVSGRSGFAGEIGHVTVEPDGEPCSCGKRGCLETVASLRALTAAAHPFGVASAAELAQRARSGDPDVVGLLARVGAVVGRTLAILGTALSPSEVVLGGQVVGLHPVFLERATEAFHHESLSLPGHVPSVRRARLGDDSGALGALVAAFHNSQLLPTAAPAPSLRTRSRKGAQIR, encoded by the coding sequence ATGACATCGCCCGTCGGAGTGCAAGCACTCATCCGACGCACCCACGAAGACAGGGTGCTGGCCGTGCTGCGCGACAGGGGCGCGATGAGCCGCGCACAGATCGCGCCGCTCGTCGGGCTCTCTCGCACGACCCTCTCCGAGATCACAGGAAGCCTGCTGGACACGCGGGCCATCGTCGTCACCAAGACCGATGCCGTCTCGCGCGAGGGCAGGGGCCGGCCGGCCGAGCTGCTCGCGCTCGACCCGCGGGCCGGGCAGCACCTCGGCGCCGACTTCACCCACCGTGCCGTGCATGTGGCGGTCGCCGACGCGTCGCACGAGATCATCGCCTCCGGGTCGATGGAGTACCCGCACGGCGCGGAGTGGCGGGTGCGGGTCGAGGTGGCGCTCGCCCTGCTCGACGACCTCGAACGCAGCACCGGTGTCCACTACGACGCGCTGCAGGGCATCGGCATCGGCGTGTCCAGCCCGGTCTCGCGGCCGGAGGAGGGATCGGGAGAGCACCGCACGCTCGCCGGGGGTCCGCTCATCACGGCGACGATCGAAGACGCGTTCACCTCCCGCTTCGACGCGCCCATCCTGATCGACAACAACACCAGGCTGGCCGCACTGGCCGAGGCGGAGTGGATGCTCGGCCAGCCCACCAGAGACCTCATCTACCTGCGCCTGGCAGACGGCTGCGGCGGCGGCCTCGTCGTCGACGGCGCCCTCGTGTCCGGGCGCTCCGGTTTCGCGGGCGAGATCGGGCACGTCACGGTCGAGCCGGACGGTGAGCCGTGCTCGTGCGGAAAGCGCGGCTGCCTCGAGACGGTCGCGTCCCTCCGCGCGCTGACGGCGGCCGCGCATCCCTTCGGGGTGGCCTCGGCGGCCGAGCTCGCCCAGCGTGCACGGAGCGGCGATCCGGACGTGGTCGGGCTGCTCGCCAGGGTCGGCGCGGTCGTCGGACGGACGCTGGCGATCCTGGGCACGGCGCTCTCCCCGAGCGAGGTCGTGCTCGGCGGCCAGGTCGTCGGCCTGCATCCGGTCTTCCTGGAACGCGCGACAGAGGCGTTCCACCACGAGTCGCTCAGTCTGCCCGGCCACGTCCCCTCGGTGAGGCGGGCACGCCTCGGCGACGACTCCGGAGCGCTCGGCGCCCTGGTCGCCGCCTTCCACAACTCGCAGCTGCTTCCCACGGCGGCACCTGCACCATCCCTTCGTACGCGATCCCGCAAAGGAGCACAGATCCGATGA
- a CDS encoding ABC transporter permease: protein MTQNTGAIASRSAARAGRKRSNRNLVLTVVSLVGGIAIWWLISLVAPQLPTPPAVAIRGWQLAADGSLFQDVGASLLRVLSGFVLGTALAIPVGFLMGWYATVRSLIEPWVQFFRMIPPLAIIPLAIVLLGIGEQPKILVIFLAAFLSCVVSTFQGVVNVDKTLINAARVLGAGDGTIFARIVVPASFPFILVGMRIGLGASWATLVAAELIAAQNGIGHRMQQAQLYYDLPTIFVGLIVIGVLGLAMDRILLAVEKKLTSWQERR from the coding sequence ATGACCCAGAACACCGGCGCCATCGCCAGCCGTAGCGCCGCACGTGCCGGCCGCAAGCGCTCGAATCGCAACCTGGTGCTCACCGTGGTCTCGCTCGTCGGCGGCATCGCGATCTGGTGGCTGATCTCCCTCGTCGCGCCCCAGCTGCCCACCCCGCCCGCCGTGGCTATCCGCGGCTGGCAGCTCGCGGCGGACGGCAGCCTGTTCCAGGATGTCGGCGCCAGCCTGCTGCGCGTGCTCAGCGGCTTCGTGCTCGGCACGGCGCTCGCCATCCCCGTCGGCTTCCTGATGGGCTGGTACGCCACCGTGCGCTCGCTGATCGAGCCGTGGGTGCAGTTCTTCCGGATGATCCCGCCGCTGGCGATCATCCCGCTGGCCATCGTGCTCCTCGGCATCGGCGAGCAGCCGAAGATCCTGGTGATCTTCCTCGCCGCGTTCCTCTCCTGCGTGGTCTCCACGTTCCAGGGCGTGGTGAATGTGGACAAGACCCTCATCAACGCGGCCCGCGTGCTCGGCGCCGGCGACGGGACGATCTTCGCCCGCATCGTCGTCCCCGCGTCGTTCCCGTTCATCCTGGTCGGGATGCGCATCGGCCTCGGCGCATCCTGGGCGACCCTGGTGGCCGCCGAGCTGATCGCCGCGCAGAACGGCATCGGCCACCGGATGCAGCAGGCGCAGTTGTACTACGACCTCCCGACGATCTTCGTCGGCCTCATCGTGATCGGTGTGCTCGGCCTGGCGATGGATCGCATCCTCCTGGCCGTCGAGAAGAAGTTGACCAGCTGGCAGGAGCGACGATGA
- a CDS encoding ABC transporter ATP-binding protein — MSDNPTIRIEHVRKTFDLKGEEFVALGDVSIDIADNEFITIVGPSGCGKSTLMNILAGLEQPTGGRALVNGAEVRGPSPDRGVIFQQYALFPWLTVRKNVEFGLRTAGMPAAQRREKAQHFIDLVGLTQFADALPKMLSGGMRQRCAIARAYAVDPSILLMDEPFGALDALTRVNLQEQLLDTWSKEKRTVVFITHDVDEAVFLGNRVVVMAARPGRIFDIVDIDLPYPRTEEVRLSPEFQDLRNRVWRSVYHQDRPTPVAH; from the coding sequence ATGAGCGACAACCCCACCATCCGCATCGAGCACGTCCGCAAGACGTTCGACCTCAAGGGCGAGGAGTTCGTCGCCCTGGGCGACGTGTCCATCGACATCGCCGACAACGAGTTCATCACCATCGTCGGACCGTCCGGTTGCGGCAAGAGCACGCTCATGAACATCCTGGCCGGGCTCGAACAGCCGACAGGAGGACGGGCGCTGGTCAACGGCGCCGAGGTGCGTGGCCCCAGCCCCGACCGCGGCGTGATCTTCCAGCAGTACGCGCTGTTCCCCTGGCTGACCGTGCGGAAGAACGTCGAGTTCGGCCTCCGCACGGCCGGGATGCCGGCCGCCCAGCGGCGTGAGAAGGCGCAGCACTTCATCGACCTCGTCGGCCTCACCCAGTTCGCCGACGCCCTGCCCAAGATGCTCTCCGGAGGGATGCGGCAGCGCTGCGCCATCGCCAGGGCGTACGCGGTCGACCCGAGCATCCTGTTGATGGACGAACCGTTCGGCGCCCTCGACGCGCTGACCAGAGTGAACCTTCAGGAGCAGCTCCTCGACACCTGGTCGAAGGAGAAGAGGACCGTCGTCTTCATCACCCACGATGTGGACGAGGCCGTGTTCCTCGGCAACCGCGTGGTGGTGATGGCCGCACGACCGGGCCGCATCTTCGACATCGTCGATATTGATCTCCCGTATCCGCGCACCGAGGAGGTCCGGCTGAGCCCGGAGTTCCAAGACCTGCGCAACCGGGTCTGGCGTTCGGTCTATCACCAGGACAGGCCGACGCCCGTCGCTCACTGA
- a CDS encoding aliphatic sulfonate ABC transporter substrate-binding protein, which translates to MRISRTLAGIAAGALALVLAGCSAPTSAGESSGTAAAGPVETVKVGYIGDYTGTSLVAIADKEDLWAKHGLKAELSTFTNGPLQVQALKTGDLDVGYVGPGALWMPFSGQAKILTVDGVGKADRVIAQPGITSMKQLKGKKVAVAEGTSGDMILTLALEKAGMSKSDVDIVTMDPSTIVSAFSSKQVDAAGLWYPLIDTIKKQVPDLKELAKDADFAKEVSFPNAIVGGVDFVTKHPETAKKVNAVLRDAMDYRAKNGSETIKLVADQLKVDESTVKADATNVQVFTAAELDKLTKDGTVDSWFTGMSDYFVKAGKLQKAEKVSSYYDADLYTTAGE; encoded by the coding sequence ATGCGCATTTCACGCACTCTCGCCGGCATCGCCGCCGGCGCCCTGGCGCTCGTCCTCGCCGGCTGTTCGGCTCCGACCTCCGCCGGTGAGAGCTCCGGCACAGCGGCCGCAGGCCCGGTCGAGACCGTCAAGGTCGGTTACATCGGCGACTACACAGGCACCAGCCTCGTCGCCATCGCCGACAAGGAAGACCTGTGGGCCAAGCACGGCCTCAAGGCCGAACTGAGCACCTTCACCAACGGCCCCCTGCAGGTGCAGGCACTCAAGACCGGCGACCTCGACGTGGGATACGTCGGCCCCGGCGCCCTGTGGATGCCGTTCTCCGGCCAGGCCAAGATCCTGACGGTCGACGGCGTCGGCAAGGCGGACCGCGTGATCGCCCAGCCGGGCATCACCAGCATGAAGCAGCTCAAGGGCAAGAAGGTCGCCGTCGCCGAAGGTACATCGGGCGACATGATCCTCACCCTCGCCCTCGAGAAGGCGGGCATGTCCAAGTCCGACGTCGACATCGTCACCATGGACCCGTCCACCATCGTCTCCGCGTTCTCCTCCAAGCAGGTGGATGCTGCCGGGCTCTGGTACCCGCTGATCGACACCATCAAGAAGCAGGTCCCCGACCTGAAGGAGCTCGCCAAGGACGCCGACTTCGCCAAGGAGGTCAGCTTCCCCAACGCGATCGTCGGCGGCGTCGACTTCGTCACCAAGCACCCGGAGACCGCCAAGAAGGTCAACGCCGTGCTGCGCGACGCGATGGACTACCGGGCGAAGAACGGCAGCGAGACGATCAAGCTCGTCGCCGACCAGCTCAAAGTGGACGAGTCGACCGTGAAAGCCGACGCCACCAACGTCCAGGTGTTCACCGCGGCCGAGCTCGACAAGCTCACCAAGGACGGCACCGTCGACAGCTGGTTCACCGGCATGAGCGACTACTTCGTCAAGGCGGGCAAGCTGCAGAAAGCCGAGAAGGTCTCCTCCTACTACGACGCCGACCTCTACACCACGGCCGGCGAGTAG
- a CDS encoding sulfatase — protein sequence MRPSVRRPNIVLILTDDHASHAVGAYGSVVNETPRIDEIAAAGRRIDNCFCTNALCTPSRATILTGTYSHVNGVTTLDTPMDASLPTFVSQLKESGYHTGIVGKWHLGEGEGHDPQGFDYWAVLRGQGEYFDPQVLTEDGVEIVQGYATDIITDLALNWVDSLPDDGRPYCLLIHHKAPHRAWEPDEKHADLYSDPIPVPGTFTDDYSTRSMAAHHATMRIADYLTTDDLKISPPEGLTYEESALWKYQRYMEDYLRCVASVDDNVGRVIDRLRERGEFDDTLLMYTSDQGFFLGDHGWFDKRFMYDESIRMPLLMSYPARIAPGAPLTQLVTNVDFAQTILDAAGTPALPEMQGVSFLPQLTEEPDRPTRDAVYYRYYENDDQFHHALAHYGIRTDRYKLIYFYNDGMGHPGSSGFSYPPEWELYDLAADPEELRNVWGDPAYATIRDELTAELWRLQHDLGDEPHPSQPEPRLLREGLVAAEASR from the coding sequence ATGCGCCCATCCGTTCGCCGTCCCAACATCGTGCTCATCCTCACCGACGACCACGCCTCCCACGCGGTCGGGGCGTACGGCTCCGTTGTCAACGAGACGCCGCGCATCGACGAGATCGCGGCGGCGGGACGACGCATCGACAACTGTTTCTGCACCAACGCGCTGTGCACGCCGAGCAGAGCGACCATCCTCACCGGCACGTACAGCCACGTCAACGGCGTCACCACCCTCGACACCCCGATGGATGCGTCCCTCCCCACCTTCGTGTCGCAGCTGAAGGAGTCCGGCTACCACACCGGGATCGTCGGCAAGTGGCACCTCGGCGAGGGAGAGGGGCACGACCCGCAGGGCTTCGACTACTGGGCGGTGCTGCGCGGCCAGGGAGAGTACTTCGACCCGCAGGTGCTCACGGAGGACGGCGTCGAGATCGTGCAGGGCTACGCCACCGACATCATCACGGATCTGGCGCTGAACTGGGTCGACTCGCTCCCCGACGACGGCCGCCCGTACTGCCTGCTCATCCACCACAAGGCGCCGCACCGCGCCTGGGAACCCGACGAGAAGCACGCCGATCTCTACAGCGACCCCATCCCGGTGCCCGGCACCTTCACCGACGACTACAGCACCCGCTCGATGGCCGCGCACCACGCCACCATGCGGATCGCGGACTACCTCACCACAGACGACCTCAAGATCAGCCCGCCGGAAGGGCTCACATACGAGGAGTCCGCGCTGTGGAAGTACCAGCGATACATGGAGGACTATCTGCGCTGCGTCGCGTCGGTCGACGACAACGTCGGCAGGGTCATCGACCGTCTGCGGGAGCGGGGCGAGTTCGACGACACCCTCCTGATGTACACCTCCGACCAGGGCTTCTTCCTCGGGGACCACGGCTGGTTCGACAAACGCTTCATGTACGACGAGTCCATCAGGATGCCGCTGCTGATGAGCTACCCGGCCAGGATCGCCCCCGGCGCCCCGCTCACGCAGCTCGTGACGAACGTCGACTTCGCCCAGACCATCCTCGACGCGGCGGGCACCCCTGCGCTGCCGGAGATGCAGGGCGTCAGCTTCCTCCCGCAGCTGACCGAAGAGCCGGACCGTCCCACCCGCGACGCCGTCTACTACCGCTACTACGAGAACGACGACCAGTTCCACCACGCGCTCGCGCACTACGGCATCCGCACCGACCGCTACAAGCTCATCTACTTCTACAACGACGGGATGGGCCACCCCGGCTCGTCCGGGTTCAGCTACCCGCCGGAGTGGGAGCTCTACGACCTCGCCGCCGACCCGGAGGAGCTCCGCAACGTGTGGGGCGACCCGGCATACGCCACGATCCGGGACGAGCTGACCGCCGAGCTGTGGCGGCTGCAGCACGACCTCGGCGACGAACCGCACCCGAGCCAGCCGGAACCCCGGCTGCTCCGGGAGGGCCTGGTCGCGGCAGAGGCGAGCCGGTGA
- a CDS encoding DUF202 domain-containing protein: MSRFPSAVFAHGSEPDARFSLANERTFLAWVRTGLALLAGGVALEAFGLGLQQGMRTAASIVLIAAALVVPIQAWLGWMRAERALRLGTPLPAPVSALPLALVVAAVGVLVLLGVVLR, from the coding sequence GTGAGCCGCTTCCCGTCCGCGGTCTTCGCGCACGGCAGCGAGCCGGATGCGCGGTTCAGCCTGGCCAACGAGCGCACCTTCCTCGCGTGGGTGCGCACCGGGCTCGCCCTGCTCGCCGGAGGCGTCGCGCTCGAAGCGTTCGGACTCGGCCTCCAGCAGGGGATGCGGACGGCCGCATCCATCGTCCTCATCGCCGCAGCGCTCGTGGTCCCGATCCAGGCGTGGCTGGGCTGGATGCGCGCAGAGCGTGCCCTCCGCCTCGGCACGCCGCTGCCCGCCCCGGTCTCCGCCCTGCCGCTGGCGCTCGTGGTCGCGGCGGTCGGCGTGCTCGTGCTGCTCGGCGTGGTGCTGCGGTGA
- a CDS encoding DUF202 domain-containing protein, translated as MTAVGDGVLYDAGLQPERTALAWRRTCLAFLVLSGASIRVLPGQLGMAGYVASALAVVLSAALLAVVHRRYLQHYRQLTGARAGGGAVLAGTAALALALAILGAVSILMGAAS; from the coding sequence GTGACCGCCGTGGGCGACGGCGTCCTCTACGACGCCGGCCTGCAGCCGGAGCGGACGGCTCTGGCGTGGCGGAGGACGTGCCTCGCGTTTCTTGTGCTGTCTGGCGCATCCATCCGGGTGCTCCCCGGGCAGCTGGGGATGGCGGGGTATGTCGCGTCGGCGCTCGCGGTCGTGCTGTCTGCGGCCCTGCTCGCTGTTGTGCACCGGCGGTATCTGCAGCATTACCGGCAGCTCACCGGGGCGCGCGCGGGCGGGGGCGCCGTGCTTGCAGGGACGGCGGCGCTGGCACTCGCGCTGGCGATCCTCGGGGCCGTCAGCATCCTGATGGGGGCGGCGTCGTGA